The genomic stretch TGGGGCCCCAGCGCGCCTCTCTGCCTCCAGCTTCCAGGCCTCTGCCACAGGGAGGAGCAGGTCCCCTCCCCCAGGCGACTCCCAAGGGAGGCTGCTGAGGACGgcagggccttttgtgtttcccatGGGAAGGTGACTTCCAGGTCAGCTGAGGGGAGGTTTCTGGGGCCCACCAGGACTTGCTGGAGCATCTCGGATGGTAACAAAATAACAGGGGGCACACAGGGGCCAGCAGGCTTTCCGGAGTCTGCTGAGGGATTGTTTCCAGCTGTTTGGCAGGAACATCAGGCACTTCTGGGGGCCGGCGAGCCTGtacgagcacacacacacacacacacacctacgaGTCCCTCCAGGACCGCTCCCCTCGAGGGAGATTCCCAGCCCCCTTTGGTGTGTAGGGTGCAGGGGCCTTCCCTGCCGGCTTTGCTTTCTGGTAGTAGTTGAGGCGCTTGAAGGCCTCCAGGTCCCGGTGGGCGCTCATGATCAGCCGGCTGTGGGGGAAAGGGTCTGAGCTGTGCTCCCCTCGCGGCAGAGTGGGACCATGCCTCACACTCGGGCACACACCAGCCTGCGCACACAGGCTCACACACTCGTGTACTCACAGgtcacacacacaggcatgcacacGTGCATAATCAGAATCAGCCTGCTGCAGGGCAGGTTGTGGCCCTTCTAGCCCCTCTTCAGAACCTAACAACTCTGCGAAGGACGGGTTATGACACAACCGGCTGGGGCCCAGGAACGGTGGAGCTTCCCAGAGGCCCCTCGCTGGGGATCCCGGGCCCACCCTGACACCCCAGGATCGCTGCTGTACTGGGCCCTCCACCATCCTCCCGCGGCCCCATCCCCTCCACCCATCCTGGGGACTTGTGGATCCGTGGATCCGAGCCCAGCCCTTACTTCAGGTTGGAGAGCTCGATGACGAGGCCTCGCACGGTGTCTGTTGCATCCTCCATCCTGGCGGCTTCGCAGGTCTTGATCCCCATTCGGGTCCTGgcgggaagggagggagggcaagAGGCCTGACCTCACTGGACAGCTCCACCAGACTCTGCCCTGGGGGGCTTTGCTGGGCCTCGAGCTGTCTTCTCCAGAGATGAACGCCTTTGACAGTCATGAGGCCACCCTGGGCACAGCCCTGATGGCCGACCCAGCCGGCTCTACTGCTGAAATCGCACCCAGAATCCAGCCACTTCCCCCACCGCCGTGGCCCTTGTCCGACAGCTGCCACagcctccccaacccccagctcctgcccctaCAGCCTGTCCCCCCTgtggcctggggggcaggggagggtgtggCAATGGAAAGCCCGCCTAAAGTCCCTCCCCAAAGCCCTGCACCATCTGCGCACCTCcagaccccagcccctccctcctgtctcacctcccccctgctccagccacactgaattCCTGGCCATTCCCTGAGCATTTCTTAGGgctctggaatgttctttcctaaATGTCTCCTCCTTGGGGTggagaaggtgggaggagggagccctCTCCATCACCACAGGTTAAAATTTTAACCCCTGCCCTGCTGTCTTTTTCTCCCCAACACTCTGCCATCTGACCACCTAATTTGTCTGTCTCTCGCtcacccctgctcccacccccactaTGTAGAAGCTTCATGTTTTGTCGCACGCAGCCTCCCAGTGCCCAGAGCAGTTCCTGGAAGAGCCGGCACTGGCGGGCGTCAGTGTCTATGGAAGGGGTGGACGTGCCTCTGCACCACCGTATCTAACGGGTGCAGCCTGTGGCGGGCAGAGGGTTGCCCAGCTTGGCAGCATCTCCTGGGTTGTCACTGCGGGAACTCTGGTCCTGCTCCACCTGCCTCGGTCACCCTGAGACGACTGGCCAGTCCGGGCCTCAGTCTCTTGCCTTTTCTCCCTCAGCCATGGGCCACAGAACCAGACCCTGGGACCCACCTGGGGGCTTCCAGCCATCCATGGAGGCCGCCGGAGATTCACCCAGGAATCTCCCTCCTCTTTGCCCAAACAATAGTGGGGCCACTTTGACTAAACTGCCTCTGGTCCCTGTGCAGGGCGTGCGCGTGTGCGTGGAGGGGGGCGCAGGGGGTGGGGCAACAAGTGGTACAACAGGTACTATTTACAGATGTGTGTAAGGGCAGAAGGTGGGAGCACGGCGTCCCTCTCCCctgagggggaggagaaagaggaaagagacaaaCTCCCTAACCCTCCTCCACACTTGCCAGACAGAAACAGAAGCTTGGCCATAAATAATCGATAAGCCGCCACTCTGCAGAGAGGCCAGTTCAGGTTCAAGGTAACGGGAGAGGACTGTCGCTCAATGCTAGCCACCAGCAAGGCTGGGAGACAGCAAAGGTGATGGGCTGTGAgaggctctggggctgggggagaggacccccccccaacacacactcacactcacacacacacacacacacacacactccatagGCTGGAGGAAGAGCACACCTGGTGCCTGCAGGAGGGAAAGAAGGTGAGCTGCCTTGGGGAATAAAATCAAGCAGGAAATAAGATGGGACAGATGGGAGACTCTGGAGGGCCCGAGGGTGCCAGAGAGGGGATGGCCCCTGTGAGCCAATGGTTCTTAGCCCTGTCTGGGTCCACTGCCCCTCCATGGAGATTCAGGGAAAGCTCTGGACCTTCTCTCCGGAAAAACGCACAATGTGCATTAAAACAACCACAGAGCTGGGGGCATCATCCCAGGGGTCCTTGGGAGAGATGCTGGCTTGGGTGCAGATTGCTGACGAGTTCTCCACTCGCGGgtagcaggggacatgggtggtTTGAAAGTCAGGGCTTAGCAACCTTACTGGACCAAGGAAAGTGAGGCCCCTCGAGGCAGAGCCAGGGCGACCTCCGACAccctcatccacaaaatgggagctcacagggctggggggaggcagaGCATGGGGGCTCTAGTGCCAGGAAAGCAGccactctctcccctcccagggaCCAAAGGAGGACTCCTGTCAAGGAAAGGGTTCTGGCGCGGCCTCCTACCCTGCCTACCTTGGCTGGGCCTCAGCAAGGGAGCCTCCGTCGGCACGTGGGCTGGTGCCAGGCCAGCAGGAGTCCAGCCCGCTCCCTGCAGGAGACAACTGGAAAGAGAGAGCACGCACACACGTGAACGGCCCAGCTGGGTGAGCCCTGCACAGGGAAGGAAAGGTCAGGCAGGGGAGGTCTGGCTTCTCCTCTGCCACGCCAGGAACACCGAGGCTGGACTCCTGCAGAGGAAAAGTGGTGCGGGGGACAGATGCCACGATGGCCAGACCTACGGCCACCAGCCCGGGCTGCTCTCACCCTCCCTCTTTAGAAAGAGAGCAGAAGGGCAATACTGGGCCTGACCCTGGGGTCCTGTCCTGGGCCTGCGCCTTTCGACAGGCTGATTTGTACGGGTGGGCGGCTCCATCCACACGTTCTCTGTCCCTGACAACTGAGGAGTGGTGCTGTCTCCAGCTTGTCCTGCAGTATCTAGAAGGGTACACAGAAGACCCCGAGTGGTGGCGACTGCGGCGAGGTGGGCATCTGGCGTGGAGGGAAAGAGGTCGGCCAGATAGGCCACGAGTTTCATGTCAGGAAGAGATTTTGCAAATGTATTTTGAAGGGAAAATTCATAATTAATAGGGGAGAGAGCCAGATAACCCTGAGAAGCTTAAATTTCTAAATGTCAACGGTGGTTTAATTTTCATGGAAAATGTCAGGCTCAGTCGTGGAGGTGACGTACGTCCTTCTGAAAAGAGGCAAAGAGGCTGAAGTGGAGCGGCCGGCCCAGGGCTGTTGGGCCTTTTCTGAGGAGACTAAAGTCCTGGGGTGGCGGATGGGGTGAAGGGCTTGAGCTCGACCTGCAAAGGGTCCCCGAATCCAAAGGAACAGACGTGAGGAACTGGCTGCAGCCCGGCGGCTCTCACGTGGGGATGGCTCCGCCTCCAAGACACTTAAGTGTCGGAAACCACTTTTGGTTGTCGTGCCTGGGGGAGAGGGCGCGCCTGGCACCTGGGGGTGGAGGCGAGGGACACTGCTCAAGCCCCTGCTGTGCACAGAATGGCGATCCAGCCCCCAACgccagtagtgctgaggttgggaAGCATACTCTAGACGATACAGTTTCTCCCGTGCTCCTGGCCGACTTTCACGGAGGCAACTCTGTGACTTAAAATACaacctgagggcttccctggtggcgcagtggttaagaatccacctgccaatgcaggggacacgagttcgagccctggtctgggaagatcccacatgccgcggagcaactaagcccgtgcgccacaactactgagcctgtgctctagagcaagcgtgccacaactactgagcccacgtgccacaactactgaagcctgcgtgcctagagcccgtgctccgcaacaagagaagccactgcagtgagaagcctgtgcactgcaacgaagagtagcccaccctcgccgcaactagagaaagcccgcgcaccgcaacgaagacccaaagcagccaaaaataaataaaaaaacaaaacaaaacaatttgatGCCACAGATTCACCCAACTCACGGCACCATTCTTAGTCATGAGGAATAGTCTCTTTCCCGACAGGTACCACGGCTCCCACCAGGGTTGTGTAAATGTCATGACAAAGGCGGTGCTGGTATTGAACGTGTGGGGGCCACCCCTGTGGGCTGTGAGAGAGGCCTGGGAGTCAGTGTTTTACATGACACTGCTTGCGGGCAGAGGAGGGCTCCACCGGCCCTGGGGTGAGCACCACGTCCCCAGGGAGCCAGCCGCCAGGAGAAGAAAACACCAAGTGTTCCTGTGCGGGCAGCTGGGTTTGAAGCCTGTCTGTCACTGCTGCGAGACCCCAGGGCCCCTCCTCTGAAGCGGTGCTCACAGCTGTGCCACGGTGAGGTCGAGGGCTGCTCGCTCGGTCCACCTGCGCTCTGTTCCCATGGGTCCCTGCCCACAGGGCCTTCCCGCACCTTCCCACGGGAACCTGTGCCTGGGTTGCCCCGACTTGTTCAGGAACGCCCAGTGTCAAAACAAAACGTGCCTGGGTGTCCACAGCCTTGTCAGGGCAGCGCCTCCTCTCCCAGCAGGGCTGTCCACCCCAGCTGCTGCTGGGTCCCCCGCACTGCTGCTGCCAGCTCCTTGGTGACTTCAGAGTGCACTCACTGGTGGCAGGTCCGGGAGGGCTTGCTCCTTTGCCCTCTGGACGCCACCCAAGGTCCCAACTGCTTTCCCAGCCTTATCCCTCAGCCACAGCCCAAGAAGCCAGAGACTGGGGATGACTTAGCTCTTCTTTCCAAGAGAGGGGTTTGCATTTTTCCAGGGATGCAGCTTTAGTTATAAAGTTTCAGCTCTGCCCAGCACCTGAGCACCTACCTCTCCAGGGCAATCGTGTTTAAACACTGTGACCAAACCGCAGTGTGACTCGATTTCTGTGATCCTGCTCATCTGGTGATCACAGCAATGCGCAATGGGTGGTACAAGGAATGGGGGCCGGGGCAGGGAGGGCCGGGTCCGAAAAGTCACTCGGTAAGCCTGTGTCACAAATGACCCCTGGCCATCCCTTGGGAAGGCAGCGCCTGAGACCCACGTTAGCTCAAGCCAGTCACATCCCCCTCTGCAGTGGGAACAGCTAGCTTTCTTCAGCTGGGCACCAGATGACGTCCTTTGCTTGTTTGGGGGCTGTGTCATATAAGACTCTTTAAGTGCCGAAATGACAGGGAACAAAATGCTCACTccgggagaggcaggtgggaacGGTGCTACTGAAAACCTCATGGGGGCAGGGACCATGCCTGATCTGTTCACTCCTGGCATAGAGCGGACTCTCAcatcttaaaaacattttcaaacaaccaaaaaaatgaagttttaaaacagGGACAGCCAAAGAAACGGAGGCCATGTTTGTGAAGCGACATGGGCTCTGTGTTTGTTCCAGGACAGAACAGTTGAGGCACAGCTGCAGAATCAGGCCAACCTGGGCACAGACCCAGGCTCCTCCCCTGCTGGCTGCCTCACCTGGGGCAGGTGCCCAACCTGTCTTCGGCCTCTCAGCCACACCCAGTGTGTGGAAAGAGAACCACCTACCTATCAGGGCGAGGCTGCAAAGCACTTAGGCTCAAGTGCGCCAGCAGCCAGAGATGTGGCGCTTCCTGGGGGGGCAGGGCCAAAGCAGGGACTGCCACCTGCCCTGACAGGTGACCGCCAACGGCCAGCACAGGCTCAGCAGGCAGATCCCTGAAGGAAGCAAAGCCCCTAAAATTCCAGCAAATGAAATTCCATGTATATGTCTGAAAAAGAATTGTATCTGGGCCCCCAAATGACCCTAAAGATGGGCAAAGGTTCTTTCCAGTGGGGGAACGAAGTCCCCGCCCGCAGGCCCAGCTTTGAGGTCATTGGCTTCTTTAGGTCACCCCGTTTGGTCTTTCACCCTCCATACATCCCTCGGGAACCTCCGGCCAGAGCAGGGCACTGAAGGGTGGAGGGGGCAAGTGCACCAGGGGTTCTCCCTGGGCTGACAAAATACATGTGTGTCACATCCCGGGGCTCTTCAGCTCCCACACAGATGGGCCCCTCACAGAAAGGCAGATGTATCCTTTCCAGAAAATCACAGACTCCACAGCCGCTGAAGCTGTGACTCAGACCCCCGGACTCATCTGCCGTACAAACAGATGGCCACGTGCCCACCTTTCCCCCACTACCGGGTGGTTTGGGAGGGTTTGTGGCCATTTGGCACCTGTACTAGGACATCTGGCTGTAACTCAAGGAAGCTCTTACCTGTTCAGGTGGGGCTTCAAAACCAGGGGCTTCCAGGGCATCCTGTGTCTGGCTGTCCGGCAGGAAGTAGAGTTCCATGGCTGGGGACCCCTCCCAGACAGCCTGCTCTGAAGAGTCAGCAGGGTGCTCAGGCTGGCCTGCCGGGCTTGTGCGGGCATCTGGGCTGCCCTGACGTGCCCCAGCGTCCTGGGGAGGGCCGTCCACTGCTTCTCTGTACActggtggagcacaggctccaaggGGCAAACTGAGCCCCTTGAGGTCTTGTTTGTGGCTATGGCTCCCTAACTCAGCTGCCTTTTCACCCACAGGTTGCGACAGCAAAGGCAGCAAGCACATACCTCCCAGCCCTTCTTGATCCGGGCCTGGTACCTGTGTCTGACCCACACCTGGACCCATTTCCAAGGCTAAAGGGCTGGAATCCCCAACACCTATTGCGGGCTCTTGGATCTCGTGAGCCAGAGCCAGGGAGGCTGCGAGGCCCCCCGGGACATCATCAGGGGGCTTGTCTTCCCGCCTtgcctcctctctgcctcctgcGGTCTCCCCAGTGAGAGGCATGCACCCGAGCAGGGCCCTGCTGTGGCCTCCATCAGAAGCCTTCCCGCTGGGAGAGGCAGTCACCCTGGCGTTGACCGTCCCGTCCGGCCCAGCCACCCCCAGAGCCCTCTGTTCTGGCTCCGTGGGGTCTGTGCTCACACCTGCGATGACAACAGCCCCAAGGCGGGAGCATCTTGGGCTGCTATAGCTCCACTCTGCTCCCCCGCCAGTCCAGCTGGGTGTCTGCAGAGCGTCAGGAGGGCCCTGGGCTGCAGATCTGGGCTCTGGGCCCAGGATGCCATCTTCTTCCTCCTGGCGCTCCTCAGGCAGCTCAGCTCCTGCTTCCCCTCGGGCACCTCCCTCCTGAGGGGCTCCTTGGTCTGGCTCCTCTTCAGGATCACTGCCTGGCAGGTGCCCTTTCTGGCCATGATCACCTGGAACCCAACCCTCCTCCGTGCTTCCACCATCTGGCACGTTGGTCCCATGCTTTGACAGGTGGTCCTGGCTGGCCCTCTCTGAGGCCGAGGGCACTGTCCCCCACTCCAGAGAGGCAATGCTGGAGGCCAAGGGCTGAGGATCCCCATCGCCAGGCACAGGCGTCACAGGGTTTTGGCCGCTGGGCTCGGGGCAGGCGCTGTCTGCCTGGGTCTGGTCTCCTGGGTCCCTGGTCTCCTGGAGGGCAAGCCCTGGGGACTCCTCTTGAGGCTGGCTTCTGGCCTGCTGGGCACTAGGTTCTGGCAGTGTTTCCTGTGGAGAGAAAAAGACTCAGCCTTGGGCCTTCAATAATCAACCGCTCCTAGGATTTTTCTAGTCATTACTGCCCCTGTTCAACGTCTCAGATGCTGCAGGGATGACGGTGCACCCAAATAGGGATCAGTCCCAATGCTGGGCAGAGCTTTGTGCCAGGGGCTAGAGGGGGAACCGGAAGCACAGGcacccctctctttttttttggccacacctcacaTCATgtggatcttccccaaccagggactgaacccccaccccctgcagtggaagtgcgaagtcttaaccactggaccaccagggaagccccaggaaccCCCCTTTCTACCAGCTCCTTCTCCCCACCAGCACCAGGCACGTGGAGGCTCTCGGGAAGATCAAGGATATAAAAATCAAGGAGGTCCTGTGGATCGCACCAGTGTCAATGTCAGTTGCCTGGTGTTGCCAATGGACTACAGTTACGTAACATGCTACCACCGGGGGATGCTCGGGGAGGGCACACGGGGGCCTCCctgtgctgttttgtttttaattttggtaaaatacacataacctaaaattcaccattttaatcattttatttatctttttggaaggaaatgatctttttttaaaaaatatttaatttatttgactgcattgggtcttagttgcggcacgcgggatctttcagtGTGGCGTatggctctgtagttgcggcgtgcgggctcagttgccccacggcatgtgggatcttagttccctgaccagggattgaacccccgtcccctgcattggaaggaggattcttaaccactggaccaccagggaagttcccaccattttaatcattttaaagtgtgcagagttcagtggcattaagtacattcacaaggtcgggcaaccatcaccaccatccatctccagaactctttcatcttcccaaactgaaactctgtccccatgaaacactaactccccactcccccagctcctggcaactcCCATTCTATCTCCTGTGGAATCGGTAGAATTTGCCTACTCTAGGGACCTTGTATAAGTGggaccatacagtatttgttgctttgtgtctggcttactacacttagcgtaatgtccttcaggttcatccatgtcgtagcacgtgtcagaatcccttccttgggacttccctggtggtccagttattaagactccatgctcccaacgcagggggcacgggtttgatccctggttggggaactaagatcccacatgctgcatggtgcagccaaaaaaaaaaagagaatctctttttaaagctgaataacatTCCGTTGTgtgaatatacaatattttatttgttcattcatctgctgatggatacTTTGGGTGCTCCCAcgttttggctactgtgaataatgctgcagtgaacatggatgCACAAATATCCGTTCCgtcatatggatataccacattttgtttatctattcatccatcgaTGATGGACACTTGTAGccatactgtttcttttttttttttttctgtatttttgagttttatttatttttttatacagcaggttcttattagttatccattttatacatattagtgtatacatgtcaatcccaatctcccaattcatcacaccccccccccccaccgctttccccccttggtgtccatacaaaCGTCTCTACgtgtgtgtctcagtttctgccctgcaaacctgttcatctgtaccatttttctacgttccacatatatgcgttaatatacggtatttgtttttctctttctgacttacttcactctgtatgatggtctctagattcatccacatctctacaaatgatccagtttcgttcctttttatggctgagcataCTGTTTCTGCAACCTCCTCTGAGTCCACATAATGCCCTGGAGATCCATCTAGGTGGTTCTGTGTATCACACCTGTTTGTTCCTTCTTTATTGCTGGGTTGTGTTCCATGGTGTGGATGGACCATGATTTGTTCAACCATTCACCAGCTGAAGGACATCTGGGGTGTTCCCGGTTGGGGGCGattacaaacaaagctgctgGGAATGCCCACCACTCACTTTTTTAGGGGTGTGTGTTCCAGAGACATCGTGACCCCTGGAGCTCGTGGTGGCAAGGACAAGAGAGCATGCTGTAAGACCCACCCACCCCGACTCACAGCAAAGCTTCTGAGAAGCACAGGGGTTCAGGGATAGAATGTGGGCTGCCTTTCTGAGTTTCACCACTTTCATGCAACTTGGGGAAGAGAGCTCTGGCCTCGACAGCTTCAGTGCAGGCACGGCTGTCCTGAGTGCCTCTCACAGGCCTGCGAGTTGCTGGCATGGCACCTGCCGTCCACAGACATCTGTAGCGCTAAAAATGGGGTGTGCGTGTGGAGAGGTGCAGGGCTAGCCATTGCCAAAGGAAATCAAGGCTGAACTTGGCTGCCAAGGTTGGGCCAAGAGGAAGGTCGATGGTAGGACCTTACCAAGCTGAAGGCCCCACTCCTGGggtcctcttccctcctctctgctcgTCCTGTCACTGTCTTCCTGGGTTTCGCAAACTGGGGGACAAACCTCCCGACTGAGTTCTGTGAACCAgatacaacaagaaaaaaacagcagtAAAGATGAGGGCGGAATGAGGTCTCGGAAATCAAGCAAGCAGACACCAGAACAAGTTTCTCTCTTGCAATCTCAAACTCTCAAGGCCCTTGCCTTCCATCCCCAGCACACCCTCCCACCAGCAGTTATAGACGAGGAACAGAGACAAGATCTCCAGCTGAAGGGAGGCAGCATCTTTTGTACATACGTCAGGCTGCAAGACAGGCTCACCTGGGAAGGAGGAAGGCGAACTGGCTCTTTTTTTGGCTCCCCGAGGAGACTGGAGGGAGCTCCTGCTTCCTCATAAGGAGAGctgggaagagaaagacaaaacagaGGAGGTTCTCAAGTCCTCCTACGCTGTTAACTTGCATAGCAAGACAAACGGAGGCAGCAGCGGCAGCGGGGAATGAAATCCAAATGCAAAGTAGCGCCCAGGGTCTCCTAAGAGGGAGGCCCTGGAGCACCTGCTGAGAgagggtgggatggagaaggGGACATGTGACTGCCAAGAAAGGTGTGGAGTCCCACATCTAGAATCCAAGCTGCCTGCTCTGGCAGCACTTAAACTCTTATAATCCCAGGAACTGGCTCCTGAAGTAagaacaggaattctcatttgGACTGACTGACACTCCAGCCCCCAACTCTGCAAACTGTAAAGAAGTTGTAGATACAAAAAACAGTGTCTAAAAAAACGGG from Balaenoptera musculus isolate JJ_BM4_2016_0621 chromosome 3, mBalMus1.pri.v3, whole genome shotgun sequence encodes the following:
- the BRME1 gene encoding uncharacterized protein C19orf57 homolog; translated protein: MSKRKKLRTSGGKGIRPPKLPKNPRLGDSDGDPQSSKLGHWHHPEETESRSGPAPSAEQSREEPGQAASSSPYEEAGAPSSLLGEPKKEPVRLPPSQNSVGRFVPQFAKPRKTVTGRAERREEDPRSGAFSLETLPEPSAQQARSQPQEESPGLALQETRDPGDQTQADSACPEPSGQNPVTPVPGDGDPQPLASSIASLEWGTVPSASERASQDHLSKHGTNVPDGGSTEEGWVPGDHGQKGHLPGSDPEEEPDQGAPQEGGARGEAGAELPEERQEEEDGILGPEPRSAAQGPPDALQTPSWTGGGAEWSYSSPRCSRLGAVVIAGVSTDPTEPEQRALGVAGPDGTVNARVTASPSGKASDGGHSRALLGCMPLTGETAGGREEARREDKPPDDVPGGLAASLALAHEIQEPAIGVGDSSPLALEMGPGVGQTQVPGPDQEGLGGMCLLPLLSQPVGEKAAELGSHSHKQDLKGLSLPLGACAPPVYREAVDGPPQDAGARQGSPDARTSPAGQPEHPADSSEQAVWEGSPAMELYFLPDSQTQDALEAPGFEAPPEQLSPAGSGLDSCWPGTSPRADGGSLAEAQPRTRMGIKTCEAARMEDATDTVRGLVIELSNLNRLIMSAHRDLEAFKRLNYYQKAKPAGKAPAPYTPKGAGNLPRGERSWRDS